A single window of Pseudomonas lutea DNA harbors:
- a CDS encoding ABC transporter substrate-binding protein yields the protein MGKTFQPLLLTAAMLVCAPMAQAASTLVYCSEASPAGFDPSQYTSGTEFDASAETVFNRLTQFKRGGTDVEPGLAEKWEVSDDGLNYTFHLRNGVKFHTTDYFKPTRDFNADDVLFTFNRLLDPNDPFRKAYPSESPYFTDMGMNTTIKQVEKVDDQTVRFHLNNIDAAFIQNLAMSFASIQSAEYAAQLIKQGKAGDINLKPIGTGPFVFKRYQKDAQIRYVGNKDYWKPADVKLDNLIFSITTDPATRLQKLKTGECQISGYPRPQDIEEAQKDPNLKVLSQAGFNLGFLAYNVTHPPLDQLKVRQALDMAIDKPAIIKAVYQGAGQLAQNALPPAQWSFDPKIKDAPHDPEKAKQLLKEAGIAPGTQINLWAMTVQRASNPNARMSAQMIQADWAKIGIKANIVSYEWGEYIKRAKAGEHDVMIYGWTGDNGDPDNWLGVLYSCAAVNGSNYAKWCNPGYDKLVTQAKLTSNRDERIKLYQQAQNILKNDVPITPIANSKVFQPMRKEVQDFKLSPFGLTPFYGVSLSK from the coding sequence GCACCGAGTTCGACGCGTCAGCAGAAACAGTTTTCAATCGCCTGACGCAGTTCAAGCGCGGCGGCACTGATGTCGAGCCGGGTCTGGCAGAGAAATGGGAAGTGTCCGACGACGGCTTGAACTACACCTTCCATCTGCGCAACGGCGTGAAATTCCACACCACGGATTACTTCAAGCCCACGCGCGATTTCAATGCGGACGACGTGCTGTTCACCTTCAACCGCCTGCTCGACCCCAATGACCCCTTCCGCAAAGCCTACCCGTCGGAGTCTCCGTACTTCACCGACATGGGCATGAACACCACCATCAAGCAGGTCGAGAAAGTCGACGATCAAACGGTCCGCTTTCATCTCAACAATATTGATGCAGCGTTCATCCAGAACCTGGCAATGAGCTTCGCCTCTATTCAGTCAGCAGAATACGCAGCGCAACTCATCAAGCAGGGCAAGGCCGGTGACATCAACCTCAAGCCGATCGGCACCGGGCCGTTTGTGTTCAAGCGCTATCAAAAGGACGCGCAGATTCGCTACGTCGGCAACAAGGATTACTGGAAGCCTGCGGATGTGAAGCTCGACAACCTGATCTTTTCGATCACTACCGATCCGGCCACCCGTCTGCAGAAGCTAAAGACCGGTGAATGCCAGATCAGCGGGTATCCCCGCCCGCAGGACATCGAAGAAGCGCAGAAAGACCCCAATCTCAAAGTGCTGAGTCAGGCCGGGTTCAACCTGGGTTTTCTCGCCTACAACGTGACCCACCCACCGCTTGATCAGCTGAAAGTCCGTCAGGCGCTGGACATGGCGATCGACAAGCCGGCCATCATCAAAGCGGTCTATCAGGGTGCCGGACAGCTGGCCCAGAACGCCCTGCCCCCTGCGCAGTGGAGCTTTGATCCGAAGATCAAGGACGCGCCACACGATCCGGAAAAAGCCAAACAGCTGCTCAAAGAGGCGGGTATCGCACCCGGCACACAGATCAACCTCTGGGCCATGACCGTACAGCGGGCGTCCAACCCTAACGCGCGGATGTCGGCGCAGATGATCCAGGCGGACTGGGCGAAGATTGGCATCAAGGCGAACATCGTCAGCTACGAATGGGGCGAGTACATCAAGCGCGCCAAGGCCGGGGAGCATGACGTGATGATCTATGGCTGGACCGGTGACAATGGCGATCCGGATAACTGGCTCGGCGTGCTGTACAGCTGCGCGGCAGTCAATGGCAGTAACTACGCCAAGTGGTGCAACCCCGGTTACGACAAACTGGTCACCCAGGCGAAACTGACCAGCAACCGCGACGAGCGGATCAAGCTGTACCAGCAGGCACAGAACATCCTGAAAAACGATGTCCCCATCACCCCGATTGCCAATTCCAAGGTGTTTCAACCGATGCGTAAGGAGGTTCAGGACTTCAAGCTCAGCCCGTTCGGTCTGACGCCTTTCTACGGCGTGAGCCTGTCTAAATAA
- a CDS encoding ABC transporter substrate-binding protein, whose protein sequence is MLKKAVIPFLLGAGLIASAPFAHAASNLVFCSEGSPAGFDPGQYTTGTDFDASAETVFNRLSQFERGGTAVIPGLATSWDVTPDGLTYTFHLREGVKFHTTPYFKPTRTFNADDVLFTFNRMINKDDPFRKAYPTEFPYFTDMAMDTNITKIEKVDDHTVKMTLGTVDAAFIQNLAMSFASIQSAEYAAQLLKEGKPEDINQKPIGTGPFVFKSYQKDSNIRFTGNKDYWKPEDVKVDNLIFAITTDASVRAQKLKKGECQITAYPRPADLAPLKADAALKMPDQAGFNLGYIAYNVMPKIKGDDKPNPLADLKVRQALDMAVDKKAIIDAVYQGAGQLAVNAMPPTQWSYDTTIKDAPYDIAKAKDLLKQAGVKEGTEITLWAMPVQRPYNPNAKLMAEMLQNDWKKIGINAKIVSYEWGEYIKRAKAGENGAMLIGWSGDNGDPDNWLGTLFGCDAINGNNFAKWCDKPFDTLIHQAKETTDQAKRTELYKQAQHLLKDAVPMTPIAHSTVYQPMRKEVQDFKISPFGLNSFYGVSVSGK, encoded by the coding sequence ATGCTCAAAAAAGCGGTCATTCCGTTTCTTCTCGGCGCAGGTTTGATCGCCAGCGCTCCCTTCGCCCATGCAGCATCGAATCTGGTGTTCTGCTCCGAAGGCAGCCCTGCTGGTTTCGATCCAGGTCAATACACCACCGGTACCGACTTCGACGCTTCGGCCGAAACCGTTTTCAACCGTTTGAGCCAGTTCGAACGTGGCGGCACCGCTGTCATTCCAGGTCTGGCAACCAGCTGGGACGTTACCCCGGACGGCCTGACCTACACCTTCCATCTGCGTGAAGGTGTGAAGTTCCACACCACGCCTTACTTCAAACCGACCCGTACCTTCAATGCCGATGACGTGCTGTTCACGTTCAACCGCATGATCAACAAGGACGACCCGTTCCGTAAGGCGTACCCGACCGAATTCCCGTACTTCACCGACATGGCGATGGACACCAACATCACCAAGATCGAGAAGGTCGACGATCACACCGTCAAGATGACCCTCGGCACGGTAGATGCTGCGTTCATCCAGAACCTGGCAATGAGCTTTGCCTCCATTCAGTCCGCTGAATACGCTGCTCAGTTGCTCAAGGAAGGCAAGCCGGAAGACATCAACCAGAAGCCGATCGGCACCGGTCCGTTTGTTTTCAAGAGCTACCAGAAAGACTCCAACATCCGTTTCACAGGGAACAAGGATTACTGGAAGCCTGAAGACGTCAAAGTCGACAACCTGATTTTCGCCATCACCACCGACGCTTCGGTTCGTGCGCAAAAGCTGAAGAAGGGCGAATGCCAGATCACGGCTTACCCGCGCCCTGCCGACCTCGCTCCGCTGAAGGCCGATGCTGCGTTGAAGATGCCTGATCAGGCGGGCTTCAACCTGGGTTACATCGCCTACAACGTGATGCCGAAGATCAAGGGTGACGACAAGCCGAACCCGCTGGCCGACCTGAAAGTGCGTCAGGCGCTGGACATGGCTGTCGACAAGAAAGCCATCATCGACGCGGTGTACCAGGGCGCGGGCCAACTGGCGGTCAACGCCATGCCGCCAACCCAATGGTCCTATGACACCACCATCAAGGACGCACCGTACGACATCGCCAAGGCCAAGGACCTGCTCAAGCAGGCCGGCGTCAAGGAAGGCACCGAGATCACCCTGTGGGCGATGCCGGTTCAGCGTCCTTACAACCCGAACGCCAAACTGATGGCCGAAATGCTCCAGAACGACTGGAAGAAAATTGGTATCAACGCGAAGATCGTTTCGTATGAGTGGGGCGAGTACATCAAACGCGCCAAAGCTGGCGAGAACGGCGCAATGCTGATTGGCTGGAGCGGCGACAACGGTGACCCGGACAACTGGCTCGGCACCCTGTTTGGCTGTGACGCCATCAACGGCAACAACTTTGCCAAATGGTGTGACAAGCCTTTCGACACCTTGATCCACCAGGCCAAGGAAACCACCGATCAGGCCAAACGCACAGAACTCTACAAGCAGGCTCAACATCTGCTTAAAGACGCGGTTCCGATGACTCCGATTGCTCACTCGACTGTTTATCAGCCGATGCGCAAAGAAGTTCAGGACTTCAAGATCAGCCCATTTGGTCTGAACTCCTTCTACGGCGTCAGCGTCAGCGGCAAGTAA